A genomic region of Oncorhynchus keta strain PuntledgeMale-10-30-2019 unplaced genomic scaffold, Oket_V2 Un_contig_7608_pilon_pilon, whole genome shotgun sequence contains the following coding sequences:
- the LOC127926450 gene encoding fap1 adhesin-like, which translates to MTMYGTSQSVSLFLSLQSVSQSVSQFLSLQSVSQSVCFYPTSQSVSQSVSIPPVSQSVSQPVSIPPVSQSVSLFLSHQSVSQSVCFYPTSLSVSQSVSIPPVSQPVSIPPVSQSVSQSVSQSVSLFLSHQSVSQSVCFYPTSQSVSQPVSIPPVSQSVSQSVAIPPVSQSVCFYPTSQSVSLFLSHQSVSQPVSIPPISQSVSLFLSHQSVSQSACFYPTSQSVSFYPTSQSVSQPVSIPPVSQSVSLFLSHQSVSQSACFYPTSQSVSQPVSIPPVSQSVCLFLSHQSVSQSACFYPTSQSVSQSVSIPPVRLFVCLP; encoded by the exons ATGACTATGTATggcaccagtcagtcagtcagtctgtttctatccctccagtcagtcagtcagtcagtcagtcagtttctatccctccagt cagtcagtcagtcagtctgtttctatcccaccagtcagtcagtcagtcagtctgtttctatcccaccagtcagtcagtcagtcagtcagcctgtttctatccctccagtcagtcagtcagtcagcctgtttctatcccaccagtcagtcagtcagtcagtctgtttctatcccaccagtctgtcagtcagtcagtcagtttctatcccaccagtcagtcagcctgtttctatccct ccagtcagtcagtcagtcagtcagtcagtcagtcagtcagtcagtctgtttctatcccaccagtcagtcagtcagtcagtctgtttctatcccaccagtcagtcagtcagtcagcctgtttctatcccaccagtcagtcagtcagtcagtcagtctgttgctatcccaccagtcagtcagtcagtctgtttctatcccaccagtcagtcagtcagtctgtttctatcccaccagtcagtcagtcagcctgtttctatcccaccca tcagtcagtcagtcagcctgtttctatcccaccagtcagtcagtcagtcagcctgtttctatcccaccagtcagtcagtcagtttctatcccaccagtcagtcagtcagtcagcctgtttctatcccaccagtcagtcagtcagtcagcctgtttctatcccaccagtcagtcagtcagtcagcct GTTTCTatcccaccagtcagtcagtcagtcagcctgtttctatcccaccagtcagtcagtcagtctgtctgtttctatcccaccagtcagtcagtcagtcagcctgtttctatcccaccagtcagtcagtcagtcagtcagtttctATCCCACCCGtccgtctgtttgtctgtctcccatgA